A single window of Bacillota bacterium DNA harbors:
- a CDS encoding DIP1984 family protein: protein MKLAEALLERKDLLKRLGVLRERLVADAKVQEGDRPAQDPEELLSEAEGLCRRLKDLVVAINRANSRACLSDGRTLTEAIAERDVLRLWHGLLAAVAEAAVPSRDRFGLGRQEIKYVPTVDVAALRKRADEVAKACRELDAEIQAVNWQADL, encoded by the coding sequence TTGAAGCTGGCTGAGGCTCTTCTTGAGCGCAAGGACCTCCTGAAGCGCCTGGGGGTGCTGAGGGAGCGCTTGGTTGCCGACGCCAAGGTTCAGGAGGGCGACCGGCCTGCCCAGGACCCGGAAGAACTGCTCTCCGAGGCCGAGGGTCTGTGCCGGCGACTCAAGGACCTGGTGGTGGCCATAAACCGGGCGAATTCCCGGGCGTGCCTGTCCGATGGGCGCACGCTGACGGAGGCCATAGCGGAGAGGGACGTGCTGAGGCTGTGGCACGGCCTCCTGGCGGCGGTGGCGGAGGCCGCCGTGCCGTCCCGCGACCGGTTCGGGCTGGGCCGCCAGGAGATCAAGTACGTGCCGACCGTGGACGTGGCCGCCCTGAGGAAGCGTGCCGATGAGGTGGCGAAGGCCTGCCGTGAGCTCGACGCCGAGATCCAGGCCGTGAACTGGCAGGCCGACCTGTAG